The following proteins are encoded in a genomic region of Ictalurus punctatus breed USDA103 chromosome 15, Coco_2.0, whole genome shotgun sequence:
- the fkbpl gene encoding FK506-binding protein-like isoform X3, producing MEGGEKARRQHSSIRVTEHPRSGDSVLQVPLDRWLVLCVGEGQCDVIEGCLEGMRAGETCEFTVRPHQQHLKMAPSDIHAAQFEMTGEERQTKSECFSLQLHSFTPGKESWQMLPAEKWTWVLSHKQRGSQRFVQGDIWGAMHSYCCAVKLLITLNGHTREKDGVPNADGSRDLETLTVNTETEAKSTHVQTEEEYRTIKAEVHSNLSLCQLKLGQPAKAKDSSIKATALDPANVKAWYRLGQACLQLEDFAEARQAFGKVLELQPGSASAQNALKQVNTKAKEFDNKLGKRLSKMFI from the exons GTTACAGAGCATCCTCGCTCAGGGGATTCAGTGCTGCAGGTTCCACTGGACAGGTGGTTGGTGCTGTGCGTGGGAGAGGGACAGTGTGACGTTATAGAGGGCTGTTTGGAGGGAATGAGGGCTGGAGAGACCTGTGAG TTCACAGTAAGGCCTCATCAACAGCATTTGAAAATGGCACCCAGTGATATTCATGCTGCCCAGTTTGAGATGACcggagaggagagacagacgaAAAGTGAGTGTTTTTCTCTACAGCTCCACTCATTCACCCCAGGGAAGGAGTCCTGGCAGATGCTCCCTGCAGAGAAGTGGACCTGGGTGCTGTCTCATAAGCAGCGTGGCAGCCAGCGCTTTGTCCAGGGAGACATTTGGGGAGCAATGCATTCTTACTGCTGTGCTGTTAAGCTGCTCATCACTTTAAACGGACATAccagagagaaagatggggttCCAAATGCTGATGGAAGCAGGGACTTAGAAACACTAACAGTGAATACAGAGACAGAAGCAAAAAGCACCCACGTCCAAACTGAGGAGGAGTATAGGACTATAAAAGCAGAAGTCCATTCTAATCTTTCGCTGTGCCAGCTCAAGCTTGGCCAGCCAGCAAAGGCCAAGGACAGCAGCATCAAAGCCACTGCACTGGATCCAGCGAACGTTAAAGCCTGGTATCGCCTTGGCCAAGCCTGTCTGCAGTTGGAAGACTTCGCGGAAGCACGCCAAGCTTTTGGCAAAGTTTTAGAACTCCAGCCAGGTTCTGCCTCTGCCCAGAATGCCTTGAAACAAGTAAATACAAAAGCAAAAGAGTTTGACAATAAGCTTGGGAAAAGGCTGAGCAAGATGTTTATCTAA
- the ebp gene encoding 3-beta-hydroxysteroid-Delta(8),Delta(7)-isomerase — protein sequence MSKMAAEPVSHPYWPRDLSIPNYTENERSMLEIVTFLFSVSGLLMLLAWTLTGRSIGGGHLGVWRRLALCWFTVCGFIHGVIEGWFSLYYTIIPADQSFLSQLWKEYSKGDSRYVIADNFTVCMETVTACLWGPFSLWIVVAFLYNHSYRYVLQLIVSLGQLYGAVLYFFTEHRDGYMHSEYGHPIYFWFYFVFMNVLWIVVPFILILDSWFQLSNTQTLADKTVPKRKMK from the exons ATGTCAAAGATGGCAGCTGAACCTGTAAGTCACCCGTACTGGCCCAGAGACCTGTCCATCCCAAACTACACAGAAAATGAGCGCTCCATGTTGGAGATTGTCACGTTCCTGTTCTCTGTGTCAGGACTGTTGATGTTGTTAGCCTGGACTCTGACAGGAAGGAGCATCGGAGGAGGACATTTGGGTGTCTGGAGAAGGTTAGCGCTGTGCTGGTTTACTGTCTGTGGCTTCATCCATGGTGTCATTGAGGGCTGGTTCTCTCTCTACTACACCATCATTCCAGCAGACCAGAGCTTCCTTTCTCAACTTT GGAAGGAATATTCAAAAGGTGACAGCAGATATGTCAT AGCTgataatttcactgtgtgtatggaGACAGTGACTGCATGTCTATGGGGACCTTTCAGTCTATGGATTGTTGTGGCCTTTTTGTACAATCATTCCTACAGATATGTTCTGCAGCTAATTGTATCTCTAG GGCAGCTTTATGGAGCAGTGCTCTACTTCTTCACTGAACACAGAGATGGTTATATGCACAGCGAGTATGGACACCCCATCTATTTCTGGTTCTACTTTGTCTTCATGAATGTCCTATGGATCGTGGTCCCTTTTATTCTTATTCTGGACTCGTGGTTCCAGTTGAGTAACACCCAAACCTTGGCAGACAAAACAGTTCCCAAACGAAAGATGAAATAG
- the ccdc115 gene encoding coiled-coil domain-containing protein 115 isoform X2: MGLDPASLRLDQQLLQFMDQLEILEEKRQKLNTLIEEGWFNISKARYSMGNKHVSALQYASDMEPLVHVYESQTEKGDVEFKCVRTEDKAEELRESDTVETIGPTEGGLRRRVNVKKKENKEEKDTSKDECEKDPQFNSTSEKSPCRHQDPLKWFGILVPQNLKQAQTAFKEGWGHSLKLAVHLSVHMDHYSSS; the protein is encoded by the exons ATGGGTCTAGATCCTGCTTCTCTCCGCTTAGACCAGCAGTTACTTCAGTTTATGGATCAGCTTGAGATCTTGGAGGagaaaagacaaaaacttaACACGCTCATAGAAGAG GGATGGTTTAACATTTCCAAGGCACGTTACTCGATGGGGAACAAGCATGTTTCCGCCCTGCAGTATGCCAGTGACATGGAGCCACTTGTACATGTTTATGAAAG CCAGACAGAAAAGGGTGATGTGGAGTTCAAGTGTGTGCGAACAGAAGACAAAGCAGAAGAACTCAGAGAGAGTGATACAGTAGAGACCATAGGGCCAACAGAGGGAG GCCTTAGAAGGCGGGTAAacgttaaaaagaaagaaaataaggaagaaaaagaCACTTCTAAAGATGAATGTGAGAAGGATCCTCAGTTTAACTCAACGAGTGAGAAATCTCCATGTCGACATCAAGATCCTCTGAAATGGTTTGGGATCCTTGTCCCACAAAACCTTAAGCAAGCTCAGACAGCTTTTAAAGAAG GTTGGGGGCACTCTCTGAAGTTAGCAGTGCACCTGTCTGTTCATATGGA TCATTACTCTAGCAGCTGA
- the ccdc115 gene encoding coiled-coil domain-containing protein 115 isoform X1, with protein sequence MGLDPASLRLDQQLLQFMDQLEILEEKRQKLNTLIEEGWFNISKARYSMGNKHVSALQYASDMEPLVHVYESQTEKGDVEFKCVRTEDKAEELRESDTVETIGPTEGGLRRRVNVKKKENKEEKDTSKDECEKDPQFNSTSEKSPCRHQDPLKWFGILVPQNLKQAQTAFKEVITLAAEISTLQSAIVKTRLEMQSQMKDKQKIVSELKE encoded by the exons ATGGGTCTAGATCCTGCTTCTCTCCGCTTAGACCAGCAGTTACTTCAGTTTATGGATCAGCTTGAGATCTTGGAGGagaaaagacaaaaacttaACACGCTCATAGAAGAG GGATGGTTTAACATTTCCAAGGCACGTTACTCGATGGGGAACAAGCATGTTTCCGCCCTGCAGTATGCCAGTGACATGGAGCCACTTGTACATGTTTATGAAAG CCAGACAGAAAAGGGTGATGTGGAGTTCAAGTGTGTGCGAACAGAAGACAAAGCAGAAGAACTCAGAGAGAGTGATACAGTAGAGACCATAGGGCCAACAGAGGGAG GCCTTAGAAGGCGGGTAAacgttaaaaagaaagaaaataaggaagaaaaagaCACTTCTAAAGATGAATGTGAGAAGGATCCTCAGTTTAACTCAACGAGTGAGAAATCTCCATGTCGACATCAAGATCCTCTGAAATGGTTTGGGATCCTTGTCCCACAAAACCTTAAGCAAGCTCAGACAGCTTTTAAAGAAG TCATTACTCTAGCAGCTGAGATCTCAACCCTGCAGAGTGCGATTGTGAAAACTAGATTGGAGATGCAGTCTCAGATGAAGGATAAACAGAAGATTGTCTCTGAATTGAAAGAATAA
- the si:dkey-109j17.5 gene encoding uncharacterized protein si:dkey-109j17.5: MASNSRVSILDYFNIVFEGENGKIESNCKACGTRIQAKRTVTSNFVTHLKRKHQAMYDEFLRKKDVKREAYSSGAVQSYTPISGASRAASQSGAGTTKFDRSDPRQSLISETIAKMIIRDLQPVQIVENEGFRELLKLLEPRYVPEPSHYIQKQLLPTYSYQVQLATKLALSGVESCSITLDLCTSNAVSVNNTSGYLGVTCHFITPDWHIKSTLLSCIPLQNYRDTQRMLTEFDEICHVHGISGKVFRIVVDPSPCESRSTFRLPGFYLHGNGVVEDEEEDSSDEENGASKGTNAVSGAEEQNSLNQCLGRCRIDCFAHSLSQCIREGICSSSQISKTLTKAACFYNYIVATVTPEKLSKVFVPGTVGNGQRPSALDRHWNTQLKTMRQMLESLDFLEDIVDRNDLALNSVEKATLQELVEILEPFEEATDMVQGDKHVSISLALPSVLGLRKHLAEVVTHQCAGLVTGLTHALDQKLAGILEDPLFVTATTLDPQFKLSWSSDRDWHKQVLLEEMGKHTQPVSPPEPSSDAQPSPSKRSRLFSFIKERPSTQAKSMEQELAAYLHEEPTDENPLQYWKRKSIDFPLLSLVAKKVFTVPATRTAVERIFCLVGKTLRPEHCRLLPKNLDTLIYLKANYSILWS; the protein is encoded by the exons ATGGCGTCAAATTCTCGAGTGTCCATTCTGGATTATTTCAATATTGTCTTTGAGGGCGAAAATGGCAAAATTGAATCTAACTGTAAAGCTTGTGGCACAAGGATACAGGCAAAGCGGACAGTTACCTCTAACTTCGTTACACATTTAAAG CGTAAACATCAAGCAATGTATGATGAGTTTTTGAGGAAAAAAGATGTCAAAAGAGAGGCATATTCTTCTGGGGCAGTGCAGTCCTACACACCTATAAGTGGGGCCAGTCGAGCAGCTTCTCAGAGTGGGGCGGGAACAACCAAATTTGACCGGAGTGATCCACGACAGTCcctcatttctgaaacaattgcCAAGATGATCATCCGTGACTTGCAACCTGTGCAGATTGTAGAGAATGAGGGCTTCCGTGAGCTACTTAAGCTCCTTGAGCCCCGTTACGTCCCAGAACCGAGCCATTACATACAAAAGCAGCTCCTTCCGACTTACAGCTACCAAGTACAGCTAGCTACCAAGCTGGCTCTCTCAGGAGTCGAGTCCTGCAGTATCACCCTAGACCTGTGCACGAGCAATGCTGTGTCTGTCAACAACACTTCTGGCTACCTGGGAGTGACATGCCATTTCATAACCCCAGACTGGCATATCAAATCCACACTGTTATCATGTATTCCTCTCCAAAATTATAGGGACACACAGCGCATGCTCACTGAGTTCGACGAGATCTGTCATGTTCATGGTATCTCGGGTAAGGTGTTTCGCATCGTTGTTGATCCCTCCCCTTGTGAAAGCCGATCTACCTTCCGCCTGCCTGGTTTTTATCTTCATGGTAATGGTGTTGTggaagatgaggaggaagatAGTAGTGATGAAGAAAATGGTGCAAGCAAAGGTACGAATGCTGTTAGTGGAGCAGAAGAGCAGAATTCTTTAAATCAGTGCCTAGGTCGTTGTAGGATAGACTGCTTTGCGCATTCACTGAGTCAGTGCATACGAGAAGGGATTTGTTCCTCCTCTCAGATATCTAAGACTCTCACTAAAGCAGCTTGCTTCTACAACTATATTGTTGCTACAGTGACTCCTGAAAAACTTAGTAAAGTGTTTGTTCCTGGCACAGTAGGAAATGGACAGCGCCCATCAGCTTTGGACAGGCACTGGAACACCCAGCTAAAGACAATGCGACAAATGCTTGAATCATTGGATTTTTTGGAGGACATTGTGGATAGAAATGACTTGGCTCTCAACAGTGTTGAAAAAGCCACTCTGCAAGAACTGGTTGAAATTTTGGAACCTTTTGAGGAAGCCACAGATATGGTCCAGGGAGACAAGCATGTGTCCATCAGTCTTGCCCTCCCCAGCGTCTTGGGCCTACGTAAGCACCTGGCAGAAGTTGTGACACACCAGTGTGCAGGACTGGTAACAGGATTGACTCATGCACTGGACCAGAAATTAGCTGGCATCCTGGAGGATCCTCTATTTGTGACAGCCACTACCTTGGACCCACAGTTCAAGCTTTCTTGGAGCAGTGACCGGGACTGGCACAAGCAGGTTCTACTGGAGGAGATGGGAAAGCACACCCAGCCTGTGAGTCCACCAGAGCCCAGTTCAGATGCTCAGCCATCCCCATCTAAACGCAGCAGACTATTCTCTTTCATCAAAGAAAGGCCATCCACACAGGCCAAGAGTATGGAGCAGGAGCTGGCTGCATACCTGCATGAGGAGCCCACAGATGAAAATCCCCTGCAGTACTGGAAGCGCAAGTCTATTGATTTTCCTCTACTTTCACTAGTGGCCAAGAAAGTGTTTACAGTGCCAGCTACAAGAACAGCAGTGGAAAGGATATTCTGCCTCGTGGGCAAAACCCTAAGACCCGAACACTGccgactccttccaaaaaacttAGATACACTGATTTATTTGAAGGCTAACTACAGCATATTGTGGTCTTAA
- the apobec2b gene encoding C->U-editing enzyme APOBEC-2b, whose product MADRKATSRASTKRKEKNVESKAEKELEKKLENNTESNEQMEKEKVKKKPESEDEKPKGNGETVQGAQGGAEDGEFQLEPIELPPFEIIVGDRLNPSFFKFQFKNVEYSSGRNKTFICYQVDIKGGAAEPEGLRGYLEDEHSGAHAEEAFFQQVLPQYNKSLQYTVTWYTSSSPCAACATKLGEILRARKTLHLNIHCSRLFLWEEPEIQAGLKALAKAGCKLRMMRPVDFSYLWSTFVENEEESFTPWEDCQDNYEYYDEKLINILQ is encoded by the exons ATGGCAGACAGAAAGGCCACCAGCAGGGCAAGcacaaaaaggaaagagaagaatGTGGAGAGCAAGGCTGAAAAAGAGCTGGAGAAAAAATTGGAAAACAACACAGAGAGCAATGAACAGATGGAAAAAGAGAAGGTGAAAAAGAAGCCGGAGTCAGAGGACGAGAAACCAAAGGGAAATGGGGAGACAGTCCAGGGGGCTCAAGGAGGTGCTGAGGATGGAGAATTTCAACTGGAGCCTATAGAACTGCCTCCATTTGAGATCATCGTAGG TGATCGTCTGAACCCGTCCTTCTTCAAGTTCCAGTTCAAAAATGTGGAGTACTCTTCAGGCCGAAACAAGACCTTCATTTGCTATCAAGTGGACATAAAGGGTGGTGCAGCAGAACCTGAAGGTCTTCGTGGGTACTTGGAAGATGAGCACTCAGGTGCTCATGCTGAGGAGGCCTTCTTCCAGCAGGTGTTACCTCAATATAACAAATCTCTGCAATATACAGTCACCTGGTATACATCATCCAGTCCCTGTGCAGCATGTGCCACTAAATTAGGAGAGATCCTGCGGGCCCGAAAAACGCTGCACCTCAACATTCACTGCTCCCGCCTCTTCCTGTGGGAGGAGCCTGAAATACAGGCCGGGCTGAAGGCCTTGGCGAAAGCAGGGTGCAAACTGCGGATGATGAGGCCAGTGGACTTCAGCTACTTATGGTCTACTTTTGTGGAAAATGAAGAAGAGAGTTTTACACCATGGGAGGACTGTCAAGATAACTATGAGTATTACGATGAAAAGCTGATCAACATTCTGCAGTAG